The nucleotide window TTTGAAGCAAAGCCAGGCGACATGATCGTACTCACTGGTGAAAATGGTAGCGGGAAAACAACCTTGCTAGATATGTTAGCAAGCTTGAAGAAACCGAATAGTGGCACATTGGAATTAGACAATGAACTATTTACTACCAATGATATCCGCCAGCAAATCGCTTATTTAAATAATGAACTTTACGCGAAAAAAAGTATTACTATAGAAAATTTTATGAAACAACATGCTTTGCTTTTTGAAGATATGGAGTTAGAGAAGTGGGATAGATTACTTGCTGGATGGCGAATTAACAAACGACTAAAACTTGGCGAACTATCAACTGGTATGTTAATGAAAGTGAAAATTGGTAGTGTTTTAGCAAGAAAAGCCAAAGTTTATCTTTATGATGAACCTTTTGCGAGTATCGATATTATGGCTCGTTCAGAAGTAATGAAAGCTATTATTAGCGAAACAAATCCAGATGCTATCACGATTATTTCTTCGCACCATTTAGAAGGAACCGAAAAATTATATAACAAACTTTGGCTAATTAAAGATAACACGTTAAAAACTATAGAAACAGAAACTTATCGCGAGGAAACAGGCAACGCATTAATCGATTTCTATAAGGAGGAAATGAACAAATGAAAAAAATGATCACTTTTTATTTAAAACAAATTAGTCCGATACTTTTGATTGGACTAGCCATTATCTGGGGACTGAATTTAGTAGGTTTAACAATGAACTTAATGGAAGGGCCAGATTTACTTTTTAGAGCTATTCGCGGAACGACCGTGATGAGTGTACTTCTAATTCTAATCACTACTTGGAAAATAACCAAACTAGATACATCGAAAGAAAACTTAACACTTGCATCCCTTTCTGGGTTTTCAGAAATGAAGAAGTTTTTTGGAAAACTATTCGCCGCTTATTTAGCAGCTATTACGGTTATTTTAGTTCAAAGTGTTTTTATTTGGTATTACGGGTTTGAAACAGGACGCATGGAAGCTGGCGATGCACTATCTTTTGCTTCAGGAACGTTGATGATGTTCTTATTTATCGCCATGTTTGTTTGCTATTTTGTTATCCCAGTGGGCTGGTTAAAAGATCATGTGAAAGCAAGTTATGCTCAAAAAGCAGCCG belongs to Listeria swaminathanii and includes:
- a CDS encoding ABC transporter permease gives rise to the protein MKKMITFYLKQISPILLIGLAIIWGLNLVGLTMNLMEGPDLLFRAIRGTTVMSVLLILITTWKITKLDTSKENLTLASLSGFSEMKKFFGKLFAAYLAAITVILVQSVFIWYYGFETGRMEAGDALSFASGTLMMFLFIAMFVCYFVIPVGWLKDHVKASYAQKAAVILLMFGILIVNLLAEYYLHIYNSAGIISILPSGHFEISLLSIVWNATLCSIIAGSYIYMKSKKMDTV
- a CDS encoding ATP-binding cassette domain-containing protein yields the protein MLVGNNIAKSYPNKLVLQNVDFEAKPGDMIVLTGENGSGKTTLLDMLASLKKPNSGTLELDNELFTTNDIRQQIAYLNNELYAKKSITIENFMKQHALLFEDMELEKWDRLLAGWRINKRLKLGELSTGMLMKVKIGSVLARKAKVYLYDEPFASIDIMARSEVMKAIISETNPDAITIISSHHLEGTEKLYNKLWLIKDNTLKTIETETYREETGNALIDFYKEEMNK